In the genome of Dermacentor silvarum isolate Dsil-2018 chromosome 1, BIME_Dsil_1.4, whole genome shotgun sequence, one region contains:
- the LOC119458095 gene encoding U-scoloptoxin(11)-Sm5a-like isoform X1 — translation MDRGGLPCWVLLCAVCLVQARPRFYGLAPMKPRSLTVNISGLPECMEDSACAYVQLNLAGINSEQLCRCPDGLSCPLDWDPLDGRTVSHGNDQYKYCGRAPRLARCLRDQVVYSTAVKLSLLTGIKLENTARLHCSCPPTHIFYRNQTSHQQYDNGVTAIDVSTLCKRPPTCEPVEEDACMAISESFVTGTVFVKRDCACPAGMRCPTDLDLAADRVELAKGTYYLMNCLPERA, via the exons ATGGACCGTGGCGGCCTGCCGTGCTGGGTGCTGCTTTGCGCCGTGTGCCTAGTGCAGGCGAGACCCCGCTTCTACGGCCTGGCTCCCATGAAGCCCAGGAGTCTCACGGTGAACATCTCA GGGCTTCCGGAGTGCATGGAAGACAGCGCTTGCGCCTATGTGCAACTCAACCTCGCCGGCATCAACTCCGAGCAGCTCTGCCGCTGCCCTGACGGCCTCAGCTGCCCCCTCGACTGGGACCCGCTGGACGGACGCACTGTGTCACACGGCAACGACCAATACAAG TACTGCGGGCGTGCGCCACGTCTGGCGCGCTGCCTGCGTGACCAGGTTGTGTACAGCACGGCGGTGAAGCTGTCGCTGCTGACGGGCATCAAGCTGGAGAACACGGCGCGCCTGCACTGCTCATGCCCGCCCACGCACATCTTCTACCGCAACCAGACGAGCCACCAGCAGTACGACAACGGCGTCACTGCCATCGAtgtcagcacgctctgcaaacgC CCTCCGACCTGCGAGCCCGTGGAAGAGGACGCCTGCATGGCCATCTCGGAGTCCTTCGTCACCGGGACGGTTTTCGTGAAGCGCGACTGCGCCTGCCCAGCAGGAATGCGCTGCCCGACCGACTTGGACCTGGCCGCAGACCGCGTCGAGCTAGCCAAGGGCACCTACTACCTCATGAACTGCCTCCCCGAGCGCGCCTGA
- the LOC119458095 gene encoding U-scoloptoxin(11)-Sm5a-like isoform X4 produces MDRGGLPCWVLLCAVCLVQARPRFYGLAPMKPRSLTGLPECMEDSACAYVQLNLAGINSEQLCRCPDGLSCPLDWDPLDGRTVSHGNDQYKYCGRAPRLARCLRDQVVYSTAVKLSLLTGIKLENTARLHCSCPPTHIFYRNQTSHQQYDNGVTAIDVSTLCKRPPTCEPVEEDACMAISESFVTGTVFVKRDCACPAGMRCPTDLDLAADRVELAKGTYYLMNCLPERA; encoded by the exons ATGGACCGTGGCGGCCTGCCGTGCTGGGTGCTGCTTTGCGCCGTGTGCCTAGTGCAGGCGAGACCCCGCTTCTACGGCCTGGCTCCCATGAAGCCCAGGAGTCTCACG GGGCTTCCGGAGTGCATGGAAGACAGCGCTTGCGCCTATGTGCAACTCAACCTCGCCGGCATCAACTCCGAGCAGCTCTGCCGCTGCCCTGACGGCCTCAGCTGCCCCCTCGACTGGGACCCGCTGGACGGACGCACTGTGTCACACGGCAACGACCAATACAAG TACTGCGGGCGTGCGCCACGTCTGGCGCGCTGCCTGCGTGACCAGGTTGTGTACAGCACGGCGGTGAAGCTGTCGCTGCTGACGGGCATCAAGCTGGAGAACACGGCGCGCCTGCACTGCTCATGCCCGCCCACGCACATCTTCTACCGCAACCAGACGAGCCACCAGCAGTACGACAACGGCGTCACTGCCATCGAtgtcagcacgctctgcaaacgC CCTCCGACCTGCGAGCCCGTGGAAGAGGACGCCTGCATGGCCATCTCGGAGTCCTTCGTCACCGGGACGGTTTTCGTGAAGCGCGACTGCGCCTGCCCAGCAGGAATGCGCTGCCCGACCGACTTGGACCTGGCCGCAGACCGCGTCGAGCTAGCCAAGGGCACCTACTACCTCATGAACTGCCTCCCCGAGCGCGCCTGA